From the Palaemon carinicauda isolate YSFRI2023 chromosome 42, ASM3689809v2, whole genome shotgun sequence genome, one window contains:
- the LOC137632864 gene encoding uncharacterized protein, translated as MLSHDEGKIEEFESFLISRLLGVLDAMYRRGRLTPTGKKWVGWGVPGKRGRPSVRYIPQGSSEHRQTAPFSRVGLLEGFLCGNMNAFRVLSLLAVVAAVYCSSSPDPILTTHGVTGHNFNPLGIHKFPLAPIHHAPAVSVAHHAPALSVAHHAPALSVAHHAPAVAVAHHAPVVAVSHHAPVTVSHSAPVAVSHHAGIPTLAVRHHGSPAVAVSHPVAHHAVAPVVVSDHHHAPTVSVSHAPVTHVKSGGYIGHSAPAKSQYHSQDELGQYAFGYNAGTSTRDESRDAYGNVRGSYSYVDPYGKLQTQHYVADGNGFRVKGTNLPVHVNDATLYRHKRSYATFPASTGPLVTVDHVGPIVHSHTPVVHRVSHVVQKPTHVVHKIAPVVHKVAPVVHKIAPVVHKVAPVVHKVAPVVHNVAPVYGVAPVVHGVAAPVAVSHAGILPYGFPYHRSAYGSYGHPIIPHHPY; from the exons ATGCTGAGTCATGACGAAGGAAAAATTGAGGAATTTGAGAGTTTCCTCATTAGCCGATTATTAGGAGTCTTGGATGCTATGTATCGCAGGGGGAGGTTGACCCCGACGGGGAAAAAATGGGTGGGCTGGGGAGTCCCTGGGAAGAGAGGGCGCCCTTCGGTGCGTTATATACCGCAGGGATCGTCGGAACATCGTCAGACAGCTCCCTTCAGTCGGGTGGGTCTCTTAGAAGGATTTCTCTGTGGAAACATGAACGCTTTT CGTGTCTTGAGCCTTTTGGCAGTGGTGGCAGCTGTGTACTGCTCCAGTAGCCCTGACCCGATCCTGACGACCCATGGTGTAACTGGGCATAACTTCAATCCTCTTGGTATCCATAAGTTTCCTCTTGCTCCCATCCACCATGCTCCAGCAGTATCTGTTGCTCACCATGCTCCAGCATTATCTGTTGCTCACCATGCTCCAGCATTATCTGTTGCTCACCATGCTCCGGCAGTAGCTGTTGCTCACCATGCTCCAGTAGTAGCTGTTTCTCATCATGCTCCTGTTACTGTCTCTCATTCTGCTCCTGTAGCTGTCAGCCACCACGCAGGTATTCCTACACTGGCTGTCAGGCATCACGGATCTCCAGCTGTTGCTGTCTCTCATCCTGTTGCCCATCATGCCGTTGCTCCAGTTGTTGTGTCAGATCACCACCACGCACCTACTGTATCTGTTTCTCATGCCCCAGTGACCCACGTCAAGTCCGGAGGCTACATTGGCCACAGCGCTCCTGCCAAATCCCAGTACCACTCCCAGGATGAATTGGGTCAGTATGCCTTCGGTTACAACGCCGGCACTTCCACCCGCGACGAGTCCAGGGATGCTTACGGAAACGTCAGAGGGTCCTACAGTTACGTGGATCCCTACGGTAAACTCCAGACCCAGCACTACGTAGCTGATGGTAATGGCTTCCGCGTTAAGGGTACCAACTTACCTGTACATGTCAACGACGCAACTCTGTACCGCCACAAACGCTCTTATGCCACTTTTCCCGCCTCTACTGGACCCTTGGTCACTGTTGATCATGTTGGTCCCATAGTGCATAGCCACACTCCTGTTGTACATAGAGTGTCCCATGTTGTACAAAAACCTACTCATGTTGTCCACAAGATTGCACCAGTGGTCCACAAGGTGGCTCCAGTTGTCCACAAGATTGCCCCAGTTGTCCACAAGGTGGCTCCAGTTGTCCACAAGGTGGCTCCAGTTGTCCACAATGTAGCACCAGTATATGGAGTTGCTCCCGTTGTCCATGGCGTGGCTGCTCCAGTAGCTGTTAGCCATGCTGGCATTTTGCCCTATGGATTTCCATATCACAGAAGTGCATATGGCAGCTATGGACATCCCATCATCCCTCACCATCCTTACTAG